Within Flavobacteriales bacterium, the genomic segment GGAAAATATAAAAAAGTTGTTGTGGTAGGTGCCGATAAAATGTCGTCAATTATTGATTATACAGACAGAACTACATGTATTATTTTCGGTGATGGAGGAGGCGCAGTAATGCTAGAAGCAACAGAAGATGATGAGATTGGCATCATTGATTCTATTCTAAGATCTGACGGATCTGGAAGAAACCATTTAGCTATACCTGCTGGCGGTTCTGAACGTCCAGCATCTATCGAAACTGTTAATGCACGGCAACATTTTGTTCGACAAGAAGGTCAAATAGTTTTTAAAGCGGCTGTATCTTCTATGGCATCTGTAGCATACGACATCATGGAAAAAAACAACTTGGTTGCTGATGATATTGCATGGTTAGTACCACATCAAGCAAACCTTAGAATTATTTCTGCCACGGCAAAAAGAATGGGACTTCCAGAAGAAAAAGTAATGGTTAACATCCAAAAGTTTGGTAATACAACTGCTGGTACATTACCACTCTGTTTATGGGAATGGGAAAAGAGATTAAAGAAAGGAGATAATATAGTCTTGGCTGCTTTTGGTGGAGGATTTACGTGGGGTGCAATGTATTTAAAGTGGGGTTATGACAGCTAATGTTATCCTAAAATTAATACCTTCACATCCTGAATATTCATCTATAGCTGAAGAGAATATATCTTAAAAATATAAATTGAAATAAGAAAGATTCATGAAATTATCTGAAATTCAAGAACTTATCAAATTTGTTGCAAAGTCGGGTGTTACTGAGGTCGAACTCGAACACAAA encodes:
- a CDS encoding beta-ketoacyl-ACP synthase 3, which gives rise to IICDKIGATNAWGYDINAACSGFLYALDTGAQYIATGKYKKVVVVGADKMSSIIDYTDRTTCIIFGDGGGAVMLEATEDDEIGIIDSILRSDGSGRNHLAIPAGGSERPASIETVNARQHFVRQEGQIVFKAAVSSMASVAYDIMEKNNLVADDIAWLVPHQANLRIISATAKRMGLPEEKVMVNIQKFGNTTAGTLPLCLWEWEKRLKKGDNIVLAAFGGGFTWGAMYLKWGYDS